In Paenibacillus phoenicis, one genomic interval encodes:
- the thiD gene encoding bifunctional hydroxymethylpyrimidine kinase/phosphomethylpyrimidine kinase has product MSQIARALTIAGSDSGGGAGIQADLKTFQELGVFGMSAITAVTVQNTLGVSNVYPLPPEAAAEQIDAVGSDLGVDALKTGMLFSAEIIGAVAAQIRAFGWNRVVVDPVMIAKGGASLLQTEAVQALRSQLLPLAYIVTPNLPEAEVLSGLSIRSMEDRREAAKRICAYGAQQVVIKGGHDAAAGEQVVDLYYDGATFSELVERRIPTSQTHGTGCTFSAALTAELAKGTPAFEAVRTARAFIQAAIEHELGLGQGHGPTNHFAYRRLQGASR; this is encoded by the coding sequence ATGAGCCAGATCGCTAGAGCCTTAACGATTGCCGGGTCGGACAGCGGCGGCGGGGCTGGCATCCAGGCCGACCTGAAAACGTTCCAGGAGCTGGGTGTATTCGGGATGTCGGCGATCACCGCCGTGACGGTTCAGAACACGCTGGGCGTGTCCAACGTCTATCCGCTGCCTCCGGAAGCTGCGGCAGAGCAAATCGATGCGGTTGGCTCCGACCTCGGCGTAGATGCGCTAAAGACCGGAATGCTGTTCAGCGCCGAAATCATTGGGGCGGTGGCCGCGCAAATCCGCGCGTTCGGCTGGAACCGGGTCGTTGTCGACCCGGTGATGATCGCCAAAGGCGGAGCTTCCTTGCTCCAGACGGAAGCGGTGCAGGCGTTGCGCTCGCAGCTGCTGCCGCTGGCGTACATCGTAACGCCGAACCTTCCCGAAGCGGAGGTGCTGTCCGGCCTGTCCATCCGCAGCATGGAGGACCGCCGCGAGGCAGCAAAACGGATCTGTGCTTACGGGGCGCAGCAGGTCGTCATCAAAGGAGGGCATGATGCCGCTGCCGGCGAGCAGGTCGTGGATTTGTATTATGACGGCGCGACCTTCAGCGAACTGGTGGAGCGGCGGATCCCTACGTCACAAACGCACGGCACAGGCTGCACGTTCTCGGCCGCTTTGACGGCAGAGCTTGCTAAAGGAACACCGGCCTTCGAGGCGGTGCGAACCGCGCGAGCCTTCATTCAAGCGGCGATTGAGCATGAGCTTGGATTGGGG
- the thiM gene encoding hydroxyethylthiazole kinase, with the protein MSLLEKELSEVLQKVQNTKPLVHNITNVVVTNFTANGLYALGASPVMAYAPEEVADMAKIAGALVLNIGTLSTPQVEAMILAGQSANAHGVPVLLDPVGAGATAFRTESALSILREVKVSLVRGNAAEIAHLVGESREIKGVDAGDTASAEAAELAVRAARALNTVVAITGREDVITDGLQCRIVSGGDALLTQVTGTGCLLTSVLGAFAAVERDLLLAGTAGLAFYGAAASRAAERTASAGPGSFQIAFLDELAKLHPHSLKGHAAVREFQATGAGGWWVG; encoded by the coding sequence ATGAGTTTGCTGGAAAAAGAGCTATCCGAAGTGCTGCAAAAGGTGCAAAATACGAAACCGCTCGTTCATAACATCACGAACGTGGTTGTCACGAATTTTACGGCGAACGGCTTGTACGCGCTTGGCGCGTCGCCGGTCATGGCGTATGCGCCGGAGGAGGTGGCCGATATGGCCAAGATCGCCGGCGCGCTTGTCCTTAACATCGGCACGTTGTCGACGCCGCAGGTGGAGGCGATGATCCTTGCCGGCCAGTCGGCGAACGCCCACGGCGTGCCGGTGCTGCTTGACCCGGTGGGCGCGGGAGCTACCGCCTTCCGGACCGAGTCGGCGCTGAGCATCCTGCGCGAGGTGAAGGTGTCGCTCGTGCGCGGCAACGCGGCGGAGATCGCCCATCTCGTCGGGGAATCCCGCGAGATCAAGGGCGTCGACGCCGGCGACACCGCGAGCGCCGAGGCGGCCGAGCTCGCGGTGCGGGCCGCGCGGGCGCTGAACACGGTCGTGGCGATCACCGGCCGTGAAGATGTCATCACCGACGGGCTGCAGTGCCGGATCGTGAGCGGCGGCGACGCGCTGCTCACCCAGGTGACCGGCACGGGCTGCCTGCTGACGTCGGTGTTGGGGGCTTTCGCCGCGGTGGAGCGCGATCTGCTGCTGGCCGGCACCGCCGGGCTGGCGTTCTATGGCGCTGCCGCGTCCCGCGCCGCCGAGCGGACGGCTTCGGCCGGCCCGGGCAGCTTCCAGATCGCGTTCCTCGACGAACTGGCGAAGCTGCACCCGCACTCGCTCAAAGGGCACGCGGCAGTACGTGAATTTCAGGCGACCGGAGCCGGCGGATGGTGGGTCGGATGA
- the tenA gene encoding thiaminase II, whose product MGFSQELRRKADGIYQAIFDHPFVRGIAEGRLQKEQLIHYVKQDFEYLNAYMRIYGIAISKCQTREEIALFNQQIDFILNSEIHPHHNFCRVAGVKFEDLQGFPLAPSAHHYIRHMLTVAHEGSLGEIYAVLLPCPWTYLEIGKKLLEEVQPTPEHPYYEWITFYGQRAGGVTEKFMRALDQWAETANAAERQRMTEHFLQSCQLEYLFWDMAYRLEDWPVAVPVLQL is encoded by the coding sequence TTGGGATTTTCTCAAGAGTTGCGTAGGAAGGCGGACGGAATTTATCAAGCGATATTTGATCATCCCTTTGTCAGAGGTATTGCGGAAGGCCGGTTACAGAAAGAACAGCTCATTCATTACGTCAAGCAAGATTTTGAGTATCTGAATGCTTACATGCGAATTTACGGGATCGCGATTTCCAAGTGCCAGACCCGCGAGGAGATTGCGTTGTTCAATCAACAGATCGATTTCATTTTAAACAGTGAGATTCATCCGCATCACAATTTTTGCCGGGTGGCCGGGGTGAAATTTGAAGATTTGCAAGGCTTTCCGCTAGCCCCTTCGGCTCATCATTATATCCGTCATATGCTGACGGTGGCCCACGAAGGAAGTTTGGGAGAAATATACGCCGTGCTCCTGCCTTGTCCGTGGACTTATCTGGAGATTGGCAAGAAGCTGTTGGAGGAAGTGCAGCCGACGCCGGAGCATCCGTACTATGAGTGGATCACTTTCTACGGTCAACGGGCAGGAGGCGTCACAGAGAAGTTCATGCGGGCGTTGGACCAATGGGCGGAAACCGCCAATGCGGCGGAGCGTCAACGCATGACCGAGCATTTTTTGCAGAGCTGCCAGCTCGAATATCTCTTCTGGGATATGGCGTATCGGTTGGAAGATTGGCCGGTTGCGGTGCCGGTGCTTCAGCTGTAA
- a CDS encoding alpha-mannosidase — MFWTEEKLNARIRELEGYRYRDARPIEAFRAQVDEEGRIGARPPKEGPWSTMQTGERWEGRDLYLWLETDVELPAEWKGRKIVGVFDFGKTGGGNNSGFESLLYVNGEPFQGVDMNHQEVFFPDEASGTKVKLQFRLWSGLEGGGKPQVQEHRIKRAEIAWLDGTVDRLYYTARAVMQTVEVLPANAPERTDLLTALDRAFLRIDWSYPGSEAFYASLTEAEEQLTQAVAGMKKTSPVTVQCIGHTHIDVAWLWRLKHTREKAARSFSTVLRLMEMFPEYVFLQTQPQLYEYLKQDYPELYEQIKERVKEGRWEAAGGMWLEADCNLTSGESLVRQLLYGTRFLREEFGQECTYLWLPDVFGYSWALPQILRKSGIHTFMTTKISWNQYNRMPHDTFWWRGIDGSEVLTHFITTPQDGNFWWYTYNGQIEASSVQGIWEAYRDKEVNKKLLLSYGYGDGGGGVNREHLELRRRLDEMPGLPRVTTGRADDFFAKLHETVEAADRYVHTWDGELYLEYHRGTYTSQAYNKKMNRKLELLSRDAEWLLSLQALLAGCGNWEAYPKAKLDESWKTILRNQFHDIIPGSSIPEVYRDSKEEYAQAESLLESCREQAIQALTSDAGDTYTVWNPSSWPFTGLVALEGQDTDTGTQWIQADGQKLQSEFDGTTVWVRVENVPPLGFVTIQRKKDGQANNAVTSEPFKARPNGIETPIYNIEWNDRGQLISIFDRVAGREVLASGERGNVLQVFEDKPKMFEAWDIDVFYQEKQREVEQLQECKVVTGTLRAVVTFTWTYMSSTIRQQMILYADNRRIDFRTWVDWQERQQLLKVAFPVDIRATEATYDIQYGNVKRPTHWNTSWDFARFETVGHQWVDLSERGYGVSLLNDCKYGHDIKDHVIRLSLLKSATYPDPQADRGEHEFTYALYPHEGDWSEGGTVQAAALLNQPVYATPGTAHTTSFSLLQTSGSADVVIDAVKKAEDDDSVIVRFHEYKGGRGRVRLHVGVPVASWQETDLMERPAGELSSADTIELTVTPYEIKTIRLQLK, encoded by the coding sequence ATGTTCTGGACGGAGGAGAAATTAAACGCACGGATTCGCGAGCTGGAGGGGTATCGATACCGCGATGCCCGGCCGATCGAGGCGTTTCGCGCTCAAGTGGATGAGGAAGGGCGCATCGGCGCCAGACCGCCCAAGGAGGGGCCGTGGTCCACAATGCAGACAGGAGAACGCTGGGAAGGCCGCGATCTTTATTTATGGCTGGAGACGGACGTCGAGCTTCCGGCCGAATGGAAAGGGCGCAAGATCGTTGGCGTGTTTGACTTCGGCAAAACGGGAGGCGGAAACAACTCCGGGTTTGAATCACTTCTGTATGTCAACGGCGAACCGTTCCAAGGCGTGGATATGAATCACCAGGAGGTATTTTTCCCGGACGAGGCTTCCGGTACGAAGGTGAAGCTGCAGTTCCGCTTATGGTCCGGTCTGGAGGGCGGCGGGAAACCGCAGGTACAGGAGCACCGGATCAAGCGGGCGGAGATCGCGTGGCTGGACGGAACGGTGGACCGTTTGTACTATACGGCCCGTGCGGTCATGCAGACGGTGGAGGTATTGCCGGCGAACGCGCCGGAGCGGACGGATTTGTTGACGGCGCTGGATCGCGCTTTCCTGCGAATCGATTGGTCCTATCCGGGATCGGAGGCGTTTTATGCGTCGCTGACGGAAGCGGAGGAGCAATTAACCCAGGCGGTGGCGGGAATGAAGAAAACGTCGCCGGTGACGGTGCAATGCATCGGGCATACGCATATCGATGTCGCCTGGTTGTGGCGGCTGAAGCATACACGGGAAAAAGCAGCCCGCAGCTTCAGCACCGTACTGCGACTGATGGAGATGTTCCCGGAATACGTGTTCCTGCAAACGCAGCCGCAGCTATACGAATATCTGAAGCAGGATTACCCGGAGCTCTATGAACAGATCAAGGAACGGGTCAAAGAAGGACGCTGGGAAGCGGCCGGCGGCATGTGGCTGGAGGCGGACTGCAATTTGACGAGCGGGGAATCGCTGGTGCGGCAGCTGCTGTATGGGACGCGGTTTTTGCGCGAGGAATTTGGCCAGGAATGCACCTATCTGTGGCTGCCGGACGTCTTTGGCTACAGCTGGGCCTTGCCGCAGATTTTACGCAAGTCGGGTATTCACACGTTCATGACAACAAAAATCAGCTGGAACCAGTACAACCGCATGCCGCATGATACGTTTTGGTGGCGCGGCATCGACGGCAGTGAGGTGCTGACCCACTTCATCACCACGCCGCAGGACGGAAATTTCTGGTGGTACACCTACAACGGGCAGATCGAGGCGTCCAGCGTGCAAGGCATCTGGGAGGCCTACCGCGATAAAGAAGTGAACAAGAAGCTCTTGCTCTCTTACGGATACGGCGATGGCGGCGGCGGCGTAAACCGCGAGCACTTGGAGCTGCGTCGGCGCCTCGACGAGATGCCGGGTCTGCCGCGTGTGACGACCGGAAGGGCGGACGATTTTTTTGCGAAGCTGCATGAGACAGTGGAAGCAGCGGATCGTTACGTCCATACGTGGGACGGCGAGTTGTACCTGGAGTACCACCGGGGAACCTATACCAGCCAGGCGTACAATAAAAAAATGAACCGGAAGCTGGAGCTGCTGTCCCGGGACGCCGAATGGCTGCTTAGCTTGCAGGCGTTGCTTGCGGGCTGCGGAAACTGGGAGGCCTATCCGAAGGCCAAGCTGGACGAAAGCTGGAAAACGATCCTGCGCAACCAGTTCCACGACATCATCCCGGGCTCGTCCATTCCAGAGGTATACCGCGACTCCAAGGAGGAGTATGCCCAAGCTGAATCGCTGCTGGAGTCGTGCCGGGAGCAGGCCATTCAAGCCTTGACGAGCGATGCGGGGGATACGTATACCGTGTGGAATCCGTCCTCTTGGCCGTTTACCGGACTGGTTGCCTTGGAAGGTCAAGACACAGACACGGGAACACAGTGGATTCAAGCGGATGGGCAAAAGCTGCAATCCGAATTCGACGGGACGACCGTGTGGGTACGCGTGGAGAACGTGCCGCCGCTTGGCTTTGTAACGATCCAACGTAAGAAGGACGGGCAAGCAAATAACGCGGTGACAAGCGAACCGTTTAAAGCGCGGCCAAACGGGATCGAAACTCCGATTTATAACATTGAGTGGAACGACCGCGGGCAGCTGATCTCCATCTTCGACCGCGTCGCTGGCCGTGAAGTGCTGGCTTCCGGCGAACGGGGCAACGTGCTGCAGGTGTTTGAGGATAAGCCCAAAATGTTTGAGGCTTGGGACATCGATGTGTTCTATCAGGAGAAGCAGCGCGAGGTTGAGCAACTCCAAGAATGCAAGGTCGTTACCGGTACGCTGCGGGCTGTCGTCACATTTACCTGGACGTACATGAGCTCGACGATTCGCCAGCAGATGATTCTGTATGCCGATAACCGGCGGATCGATTTCCGGACTTGGGTGGATTGGCAGGAACGTCAGCAGCTGCTGAAGGTTGCTTTTCCAGTGGACATTCGGGCGACGGAAGCGACTTACGACATTCAGTATGGCAACGTGAAGCGCCCAACGCATTGGAACACGTCGTGGGATTTCGCCCGCTTCGAAACGGTCGGGCATCAATGGGTGGATTTGTCGGAGCGCGGCTATGGGGTTAGTCTGCTGAATGATTGCAAGTACGGGCATGACATTAAGGATCATGTGATACGCCTGTCGCTGCTGAAATCGGCAACGTACCCAGACCCGCAGGCGGATCGCGGCGAGCATGAATTTACGTATGCGCTGTATCCGCATGAGGGGGATTGGTCCGAAGGCGGTACCGTGCAGGCGGCAGCGCTCCTGAATCAACCGGTATACGCTACACCAGGTACGGCTCATACTACGTCGTTCTCCTTGCTCCAAACGAGCGGCAGTGCGGATGTCGTCATCGATGCGGTGAAAAAAGCGGAAGACGACGATAGCGTGATCGTCCGTTTCCATGAATATAAGGGCGGCCGGGGCCGCGTCCGGTTACACGTCGGAGTGCCCGTGGCGTCCTGGCAGGAAACCGACCTGATGGAACGTCCGGCCGGAGAGCTGTCCTCCGCAGATACGATTGAGCTGACAGTGACGCCTTATGAAATCAAGACGATTCGTCTTCAGTTGAAATAA
- a CDS encoding helix-turn-helix transcriptional regulator, which translates to MDLKKWRNELVPALNKICGEIAVGDAVVDWVDIVIEQTGGSGKCPPHAHTWYEFNYVLSGRMQTRFIDQDVMVYADEFFLIPPGMTHAHDYSREDPHEGICLRWRFRPIPGAAEEETATEAADDLAENSAAKPANDSFLLRLNRLKDWPPGAYRDDYGIRSLLIQLFTEAEHGRSPFYLRLLLVQLLEVLSGVTAAHETGASASEPAQARDALLRKVEVYLEDFRGERLNVEALAASLHMSYGHLSRVYKQKTGRTLIEEMNRIRLAKACELLQQPSLLIKEVAEQAGFPDIYYFSKAFKKKYGVSPLTYRKQHFNRSG; encoded by the coding sequence ATGGATTTGAAAAAATGGCGTAACGAACTGGTGCCTGCACTGAACAAAATCTGTGGTGAAATCGCGGTTGGCGATGCGGTGGTGGACTGGGTCGATATCGTGATAGAACAAACCGGGGGTTCAGGCAAATGCCCTCCCCACGCCCACACTTGGTATGAATTCAACTATGTCTTGTCCGGCCGTATGCAAACACGATTTATCGACCAGGACGTGATGGTGTATGCGGACGAATTTTTTTTGATCCCTCCGGGGATGACCCATGCGCACGACTACTCTCGGGAAGATCCCCATGAGGGCATTTGTTTGCGGTGGCGGTTTCGGCCAATTCCAGGCGCGGCAGAGGAAGAGACTGCGACAGAAGCAGCGGACGATTTAGCGGAAAATAGCGCAGCAAAGCCGGCGAACGACAGCTTTCTCCTGCGGCTGAATCGGTTGAAGGATTGGCCTCCGGGGGCCTACCGGGACGATTACGGCATTCGGTCGCTGCTCATTCAGCTGTTTACCGAGGCTGAACATGGGCGGTCGCCTTTTTATCTCAGGCTGCTGCTCGTACAACTGCTGGAGGTCTTGTCCGGCGTGACCGCCGCACATGAGACCGGCGCATCAGCTTCGGAGCCTGCGCAAGCCCGGGACGCCTTGCTTCGTAAGGTGGAGGTGTACCTGGAGGATTTTCGCGGGGAGCGTCTGAATGTGGAAGCACTAGCCGCATCGCTGCATATGAGCTACGGCCATCTGTCCCGCGTATATAAGCAAAAAACCGGCCGAACCCTGATCGAGGAGATGAACCGGATCCGGCTGGCCAAAGCCTGCGAACTGTTGCAGCAGCCTTCCCTGCTGATCAAAGAAGTCGCCGAACAAGCCGGTTTCCCTGACATTTATTATTTCAGCAAGGCGTTTAAGAAGAAATACGGCGTCAGCCCGCTCACCTATCGCAAGCAGCATTTCAACCGGTCGGGCTAA
- a CDS encoding prephenate dehydrogenase, whose amino-acid sequence MTTKIAIFGVGLIGGSLALCFKGKPGITVVGHAHRPESLKRIEERGVVDAATLSMEEAAADADFIFLCVPVGLLEDYLRKLTELPLKPGCIVTDVGSTKASVAACAAKIARPGVHFIGGHPMAGSERSGVEAASTLLFENAYYVLTPSPDVPEEAYQRLEQLLAYTKAQIVRVDPVLHDEIVGAISHLPHIIAVALVNQVRNYNDGNGLYRMLAAGGFRDITRIASSDPVIWRDILLSNRDVLLHLLKDWNREIEGFITLLEAQNGEGIEAEFQKANQFRSELPERRKGAITSLFDIYIDVPDTPGIIGQIATELGLRHINLSNMQIIESREDVPGVLRLSFRQEGEMERAKAHLQSLGYVVYV is encoded by the coding sequence ATGACAACGAAAATTGCCATTTTTGGCGTGGGTTTGATCGGCGGATCGCTGGCGTTGTGCTTCAAAGGCAAGCCGGGAATTACGGTCGTTGGCCACGCCCATCGCCCGGAATCCTTGAAACGCATTGAGGAGCGCGGTGTCGTTGACGCCGCGACTCTGTCCATGGAAGAGGCGGCGGCGGATGCCGACTTTATTTTTTTGTGCGTGCCGGTCGGGTTGTTGGAAGATTACCTGCGGAAGCTGACCGAGCTGCCGCTGAAGCCGGGCTGCATTGTAACCGACGTTGGCAGCACCAAGGCGTCGGTCGCCGCTTGTGCGGCCAAAATCGCCCGTCCGGGCGTGCATTTCATCGGCGGCCATCCGATGGCCGGCTCGGAGCGTTCCGGCGTGGAGGCGGCTTCGACGCTCTTGTTCGAGAACGCCTACTATGTGCTGACGCCGTCTCCTGATGTGCCGGAGGAGGCCTATCAACGCCTGGAGCAGCTGCTGGCGTACACCAAAGCGCAAATTGTGCGTGTGGACCCAGTTCTGCATGATGAAATCGTTGGGGCGATCAGCCATCTTCCGCATATTATCGCGGTTGCCTTGGTGAATCAGGTGCGTAATTACAACGATGGCAACGGGTTATACCGGATGCTGGCGGCAGGTGGTTTCCGCGACATCACGCGGATCGCTTCAAGCGACCCGGTGATTTGGCGGGATATCCTGCTTAGTAACCGGGACGTGCTGCTTCATTTGTTGAAGGACTGGAACCGCGAGATCGAAGGCTTTATCACTTTATTGGAGGCACAGAACGGGGAAGGGATCGAGGCCGAATTCCAAAAGGCCAACCAGTTCCGCAGCGAGCTGCCGGAGCGGCGCAAAGGGGCGATCACCTCGTTGTTCGATATTTATATCGACGTACCCGACACACCGGGGATTATCGGGCAAATCGCAACCGAACTTGGTCTGCGCCATATTAACTTGAGCAACATGCAGATTATCGAAAGCCGCGAGGACGTTCCGGGCGTACTGCGCCTCTCTTTCCGCCAGGAAGGGGAGATGGAGCGGGCGAAAGCTCACCTCCAATCGCTGGGGTATGTTGTGTACGTGTAG
- the hisC gene encoding histidinol-phosphate transaminase: MLPKPQIVNLPVYQPGKPIEEVKKELGLEDVIKLASNENPFGCSPRVRAAIEQELANLSLYPDGSAAELTEALASQLGVGKEHIIFGCGSDEIIALIARAFFLPGDETVMADQTFSVYKSNADIEGAVSIEVPLKEGTHDLEGMLERIGDKTKVVWICNPNNPTGTIVPHAELVAFLDRVPGHVLVVLDEAYAEYVTDSDYTNGIALLNQYPNLVVLRTFSKIYGLAALRIGYGVGQPAVIKLINQVREPFNTSRIGQAAAKAALADQEFVADCRAKNREGIAYLYKEFDRLGLKYFPAHGNFIMVDVQRPAGEMFQSLLQLGIIVRGGFHKYPTSVRVTVGSAEQNAKFISALEQVLGKSATRV; this comes from the coding sequence ATGTTGCCGAAACCCCAGATCGTCAATTTGCCGGTATATCAGCCGGGAAAACCGATTGAAGAAGTGAAGAAAGAGCTTGGGCTCGAGGATGTCATTAAGCTGGCTTCCAACGAAAATCCGTTTGGTTGCTCGCCGCGCGTCCGCGCCGCCATTGAACAGGAGCTGGCGAACTTAAGCTTGTATCCTGACGGCAGTGCCGCAGAATTGACCGAGGCGTTGGCCAGCCAGCTTGGCGTTGGGAAGGAGCACATTATTTTCGGCTGCGGTTCGGATGAGATCATCGCTCTGATTGCCCGCGCTTTCTTCCTGCCGGGGGACGAGACGGTGATGGCAGACCAGACGTTTAGTGTGTATAAAAGCAACGCCGACATCGAAGGTGCAGTCAGCATCGAGGTGCCGCTGAAGGAAGGTACCCACGATTTGGAGGGAATGCTTGAACGCATCGGAGACAAAACGAAAGTGGTTTGGATTTGCAACCCGAACAATCCAACCGGAACGATCGTACCTCATGCGGAGTTGGTTGCTTTTCTGGACCGGGTTCCGGGGCACGTGCTGGTCGTTTTGGATGAAGCTTATGCCGAATATGTGACCGATTCAGATTACACGAACGGGATCGCTTTGCTGAACCAGTACCCAAATCTAGTTGTGCTTCGTACTTTCTCTAAAATTTACGGTCTCGCTGCGCTGCGGATCGGTTATGGCGTGGGGCAACCGGCGGTCATTAAACTGATCAATCAGGTTCGTGAGCCGTTTAATACTTCGCGGATCGGGCAAGCGGCGGCAAAAGCGGCTTTGGCCGATCAGGAATTCGTGGCTGACTGCCGGGCTAAAAACCGCGAGGGAATCGCCTATTTGTATAAGGAATTCGACCGGCTGGGCCTGAAGTATTTCCCGGCGCATGGCAATTTTATCATGGTGGATGTTCAGCGTCCGGCGGGTGAAATGTTTCAGTCGTTATTGCAGCTGGGGATTATCGTGCGCGGAGGATTCCATAAATATCCAACTTCCGTGCGGGTGACCGTCGGATCGGCGGAACAGAACGCTAAATTTATATCTGCCTTGGAGCAGGTGCTTGGCAAATCGGCAACTCGGGTCTAA